One window of the Natronomonas marina genome contains the following:
- a CDS encoding HFX_2341 family transcriptional regulator, with translation MQTHIVPVGFDYDRLIAPLVRDQLDVDRVVLLEGAVGSEANVEYSRRLAEKLDQDFTNLLGAETERVVVEDVYDYDAAFEQAYDLVNTELDRGGGVWVNVSAMPRTVSFAFATAAHSIMVEREGDRDRIHTYYTVPEKYLETELAEELRAQTELLADLLEGDVNDDRVAEHLEVARELLAEFDERGTTIGAKKFGDSHVIELPVASFSNVKPFEELILFTLGDHGEFESVSELAQTLARELGEEYTDSFRSKVIYNVDRLGPGGKGYIEQEEHGKSYRTRLSRIGELWVRSHADQSEL, from the coding sequence ATGCAGACCCACATCGTCCCGGTCGGGTTCGATTACGACCGGCTCATCGCGCCGCTGGTCAGGGACCAGCTAGATGTCGACCGGGTCGTCCTCCTGGAGGGCGCCGTCGGCAGCGAGGCCAACGTCGAGTACTCCCGGCGGCTGGCGGAGAAACTGGACCAGGATTTCACGAACCTGCTGGGCGCCGAGACCGAGCGGGTCGTCGTCGAGGACGTCTACGACTACGACGCGGCCTTCGAGCAGGCCTACGACCTCGTCAACACGGAACTGGACCGCGGCGGCGGCGTCTGGGTCAACGTCTCGGCGATGCCGCGGACCGTCTCCTTCGCCTTCGCCACGGCGGCCCACTCCATCATGGTCGAACGGGAGGGCGACCGCGACCGCATCCACACCTACTACACGGTCCCCGAGAAGTACCTCGAGACCGAACTCGCCGAGGAACTGCGCGCCCAGACCGAACTGCTCGCCGACCTCCTCGAGGGCGACGTCAACGACGACCGCGTCGCCGAGCACCTGGAGGTCGCCCGCGAACTCCTCGCGGAGTTCGACGAGCGCGGCACCACCATCGGCGCAAAGAAGTTCGGCGACAGCCACGTCATCGAACTCCCGGTGGCCTCCTTCTCGAACGTCAAGCCCTTCGAGGAACTCATCCTGTTCACGCTGGGCGACCACGGCGAGTTCGAGTCCGTCTCGGAACTCGCACAGACGCTGGCACGCGAGCTGGGCGAGGAGTACACCGACTCCTTCCGCTCGAAGGTCATCTACAACGTCGACCGCCTCGGACCGGGCGGGAAGGGCTACATCGAACAGGAGGAACACGGCAAGTCCTATCGGACGCGGCTGTCCCGCATCGGCGAACTGTGGGTTCGCTCCCACGCCGACCAGTCGGAGTTGTAA
- a CDS encoding SCP2 sterol-binding domain-containing protein, with protein MATPFPSDEWIREWRDRLNENEAYAEKGQGWGVGFNGDFVFHVRADDRLPEDHYFFIALEDGKCTEAREIDDPADVDAGFVYRGDYSDWIALNDGDIGPIDGMMSGVFDIDGDMQKVLQYSEAAVAMTETGREIETDYEY; from the coding sequence ATGGCGACACCGTTCCCGTCGGACGAGTGGATCCGAGAGTGGCGCGACCGACTGAACGAAAACGAGGCCTACGCCGAGAAGGGCCAGGGGTGGGGCGTCGGCTTCAACGGCGACTTCGTCTTCCACGTCCGCGCCGACGACCGGCTCCCCGAGGACCACTACTTCTTCATCGCCCTGGAGGACGGCAAGTGTACCGAGGCCCGCGAGATCGACGACCCGGCGGACGTCGACGCCGGGTTCGTCTACCGGGGTGACTACTCGGACTGGATCGCGCTCAACGACGGCGACATCGGCCCGATAGACGGGATGATGTCCGGCGTCTTCGACATCGACGGCGACATGCAGAAGGTACTCCAGTACAGCGAGGCTGCCGTGGCGATGACCGAGACCGGCCGGGAGATAGAGACCGACTACGAGTACTGA
- a CDS encoding transcription initiation factor IIB, protein MSDTSIRTFTEENRTESTERAAEESEDETVCPECGARLESDTERGETVCSECGLVVEEDEIDRGPEWRAFDSAEKDEKSRVGAPTTKMMHDKGLSTNIGWQDKDAYGNSLSSRQRQKMQRLRTWNERFRTRDSKERNLKQALGEIDRMASALGLPENVRETASVIYRRALDEDLLPGRSIEGVATASLYAAARQAGVPRSLDEVERVSRVEKMELTRTYRYIIRELNLEVKPADPESYVPRFASDLDLSDEVERRARELIEAARQDGILSGKSPVGLAAASVYAAALLCNEKVTQSEVSEVADISEVTIRNRYKELLEAGEVVTA, encoded by the coding sequence ATGAGCGATACCAGCATCAGAACGTTCACGGAAGAGAACCGTACCGAATCGACCGAACGAGCCGCCGAGGAGAGCGAAGACGAGACCGTCTGCCCCGAGTGTGGCGCCCGCCTGGAGTCGGACACCGAGCGCGGGGAGACGGTCTGCAGCGAGTGCGGGCTCGTCGTCGAGGAAGACGAGATCGACCGCGGGCCGGAGTGGCGGGCCTTCGACTCCGCCGAGAAGGACGAGAAGTCCCGCGTCGGCGCCCCGACCACGAAGATGATGCACGACAAGGGGCTGTCGACGAACATCGGCTGGCAGGACAAGGACGCCTACGGCAACTCCCTGTCGAGCCGCCAGCGCCAGAAGATGCAGCGACTCCGCACCTGGAACGAGCGGTTCCGGACACGGGACTCGAAAGAGCGCAACCTCAAGCAGGCGCTCGGCGAAATCGACCGCATGGCGTCGGCGCTCGGCCTGCCCGAGAACGTCCGCGAAACCGCCAGCGTCATCTACCGCCGCGCCCTCGACGAGGACCTCCTCCCCGGCCGCTCCATCGAGGGTGTGGCGACGGCGTCGCTGTACGCCGCCGCTCGACAGGCGGGCGTCCCGCGCAGCCTCGACGAGGTCGAGCGCGTCTCCCGCGTCGAGAAGATGGAGCTGACTCGGACGTACCGCTACATCATCCGGGAGCTGAACCTCGAGGTCAAGCCCGCCGACCCCGAGAGCTACGTGCCCCGGTTCGCGAGCGACCTCGACCTCTCCGACGAGGTCGAGCGCCGCGCCCGCGAACTCATCGAGGCGGCCCGCCAGGACGGCATCCTGTCGGGCAAGTCGCCGGTCGGACTCGCGGCCGCGTCGGTGTATGCCGCCGCCCTGCTGTGCAACGAGAAGGTGACCCAGAGCGAGGTCAGCGAGGTCGCGGACATCTCCGAGGTCACCATCCGCAACCGGTACAAGGAACTGCTCGAGGCCGGCGAAGTCGTCACGGCCTGA
- a CDS encoding response regulator → MSSERTTVLIVEDEHDLADLYAEWVEMSGYRTRTAYDGASALEQLDEEVDIALLDRRLPEMQGGEILDRIRGEGHDCSVAMVTAVEPEADIVEMGFDEYLVKPVERSELAELLEELSERLPAGIDDPTLDALGDPKARRCFYELQNAPKSARELAGATGYSRTTVYRRLNALRQAGLITSRTTIDPDGDHYETFVTETDLILVELDDGFRIEMNPEAVDRTDS, encoded by the coding sequence ATGTCGTCGGAACGAACGACGGTGTTGATAGTCGAAGACGAGCACGACCTAGCCGACCTCTACGCCGAGTGGGTCGAGATGTCGGGCTACCGGACCCGGACGGCCTACGACGGCGCATCCGCGCTGGAACAGCTGGACGAGGAGGTAGACATCGCGCTCCTCGACCGCCGGCTGCCCGAGATGCAGGGCGGAGAGATACTCGACCGGATACGCGGAGAGGGACACGACTGTTCGGTGGCGATGGTGACCGCCGTCGAACCCGAGGCCGACATCGTCGAGATGGGCTTCGACGAGTACCTCGTCAAGCCGGTCGAGCGGTCGGAACTGGCCGAACTGCTCGAGGAGCTCTCCGAGCGGCTCCCAGCCGGGATAGACGATCCGACACTGGACGCGCTCGGGGACCCGAAGGCGAGACGCTGCTTCTACGAGCTCCAGAACGCACCCAAGAGCGCGAGGGAACTGGCCGGGGCGACGGGCTACTCCCGGACGACGGTGTACCGCCGGCTCAACGCCCTGCGACAGGCCGGGCTCATCACGAGCCGGACCACCATCGATCCGGACGGCGACCACTACGAGACGTTCGTCACGGAGACGGACCTGATCCTCGTCGAACTCGACGACGGGTTCCGAATCGAGATGAACCCCGAGGCGGTGGACCGGACGGACAGCTGA
- a CDS encoding MTH865 family protein — MADREAVREQFEEAFGGADYPVNSPMDLVPALPQGPGTTFDIGDETITAMELNQEASGQGDYPYDSVDELVDDLMDGLEDEGYV; from the coding sequence ATGGCAGACCGAGAGGCAGTCCGCGAGCAGTTCGAGGAAGCGTTCGGGGGAGCCGACTACCCCGTCAACAGTCCGATGGATCTCGTGCCGGCGCTCCCGCAGGGCCCCGGAACGACCTTCGACATCGGCGACGAGACCATCACCGCGATGGAGTTGAACCAGGAAGCCTCCGGGCAGGGCGACTACCCCTACGACAGCGTCGACGAGCTCGTCGACGACCTGATGGACGGTCTCGAGGACGAAGGCTACGTCTGA
- the pdxS gene encoding pyridoxal 5'-phosphate synthase lyase subunit PdxS yields the protein MTETDLEDLRRGTDLVKRGFAKMQKGGVIMDVVTREQARIAEDAGAVAVMSLEAVPADIRKRGGVARMADPAALEEIIDEVSIPVMGKCRIGHTAEAQILEATGADMVDESEVLTTADERYHIDKRGFTAPFVCGARNLGEALRRIDEGAAMIRTKGEAGTGDVNQAVTHQRTIKRSIRKLSGMNYEERDEWARENEAPRELVHETAEMGRLPVVNFAAGGIATPADAALMMQLGCDGIFVGSGIFGAEDPTAMGTAIVEAVNNYDDPERLRDIAKGIGRGMKGQANETMSEEEKLQGRGV from the coding sequence ATGACCGAAACGGACCTCGAGGACCTCCGTCGCGGGACGGACCTCGTCAAGCGCGGCTTCGCCAAGATGCAGAAGGGCGGCGTCATCATGGACGTCGTCACCCGCGAGCAGGCCCGTATCGCCGAGGACGCCGGCGCCGTCGCCGTCATGTCGCTGGAGGCCGTCCCCGCGGACATCCGGAAGCGCGGCGGCGTCGCCCGGATGGCCGACCCCGCCGCCCTGGAGGAGATCATCGACGAGGTCTCCATCCCCGTGATGGGCAAGTGTCGCATCGGGCACACGGCCGAGGCACAGATCCTGGAGGCGACCGGCGCCGACATGGTCGACGAGTCGGAGGTGCTGACGACGGCCGACGAGCGCTACCACATCGACAAACGCGGGTTCACGGCGCCGTTCGTCTGCGGCGCCCGGAACCTCGGGGAGGCGCTGCGGCGCATCGACGAGGGCGCGGCCATGATCCGCACGAAGGGCGAGGCGGGCACCGGCGACGTCAACCAGGCCGTCACCCACCAGCGGACCATCAAGCGGTCCATCCGGAAGCTCTCGGGGATGAACTACGAGGAGCGCGACGAGTGGGCCCGCGAGAACGAGGCGCCGCGCGAACTCGTCCACGAGACGGCCGAGATGGGCCGGCTGCCGGTCGTCAACTTCGCCGCGGGCGGCATCGCCACGCCCGCCGACGCCGCGCTGATGATGCAGCTGGGCTGTGACGGCATCTTCGTGGGCAGCGGCATCTTCGGCGCCGAGGACCCCACCGCGATGGGCACCGCCATCGTCGAGGCGGTCAACAACTACGACGACCCCGAGCGGCTCCGGGACATCGCCAAGGGCATCGGCCGCGGCATGAAGGGCCAGGCCAACGAGACGATGTCCGAAGAGGAGAAGCTCCAGGGTCGCGGCGTCTGA
- a CDS encoding helix-turn-helix transcriptional regulator, with product MVLRALHSKSLLAAAVFVAATLVLAVQLITPTPVVVSVGENGTEVAEIGGYFQYSDVAVIVVAAVLLGASGTYLTTTDWGDADTESPPTDRLSSDGYGAPGRADGTDGSTPSDELLEARRQEWEETAQRLANNEREVYEIILDADGVIAQSDIVDATDSSKATVSRTLDSLETKELVERKRRGMGNIVMLL from the coding sequence ATGGTCCTGCGGGCCCTCCACAGCAAGTCGCTCCTCGCTGCGGCCGTCTTCGTTGCCGCCACGCTCGTCCTCGCGGTACAGTTGATCACGCCGACGCCGGTCGTGGTATCTGTCGGCGAGAACGGAACAGAAGTCGCGGAAATCGGCGGATACTTCCAGTACAGCGACGTGGCAGTCATCGTCGTTGCGGCGGTCCTGCTCGGAGCGAGCGGGACGTACCTGACCACCACAGACTGGGGGGACGCCGACACCGAATCGCCTCCGACAGATCGGCTGTCGTCCGACGGCTACGGCGCCCCCGGCCGTGCGGACGGGACTGACGGTTCGACCCCGAGCGACGAACTCCTCGAAGCCCGCCGTCAGGAGTGGGAGGAGACGGCCCAGCGTCTGGCCAACAACGAGCGCGAGGTCTACGAGATAATCCTCGACGCGGACGGCGTGATAGCCCAAAGTGACATCGTCGACGCGACGGACAGCTCGAAGGCGACCGTCAGTCGGACGCTCGACAGCCTAGAGACGAAGGAGCTCGTCGAACGCAAGCGCCGCGGGATGGGGAACATAGTCATGCTCCTGTAA
- a CDS encoding DUF7282 domain-containing protein, translating into MHRSIGVVLMTLLMVSVAGAAGAGVVGASHVASTSISEQTSGGHTVVVDDVYLPEGGFVAIHDASLNNGGEDVLTSVRGTSAYLEAGNHSNVTVTLDDPLTEDATLVAMPHRDTNGDRVYSFVSSGGEVDGPSTTEGGDIVVDSANVTVSATVSMSNQSTGGSSVLVDRVELSEGGFVAMHDSSLLDGATFDSVVGVSGYLGAGVHENVRVELDENQTEQDTLIPMPHKDTNDNQQYDFVTSEGEADGPFLDNNGEIVLDTATVTPSDQATVSMNDTTTGGHFVSVDEAYLPDGGFVTIHDSTVLDGAVFDSIRGTSDYLAPGTHENIHITLDEPLNESDTLVPMAHRDTNDNQQYDFPESEGEEDGPYTTEGGDPVVDTAQANVSAKVSTGDFETNGNTVTVHHVDLSEGGFVTIHDASLFGGAVLDSVRGTSAYLEPGFHSDVNITLDDPLKTSQVVVPMAHKDTNDNQEYDFVTSEGSADGPYATEAGNPVVDTARASVLAQVTFDGEEGAGDSVTVDSVTLHDGGFVTLHDSTLLDGAVLESVRGTSEYLGPGTHENVSIDIDEVPGGEDTFVAMPHRDTNDNQEYDFVTSEGSADGPYLVAGSANVVPATVTAEATASVSVSDQTTDGSTVTVDSATLSRGGFVTIHDGTLLDGAVIDSVRGTSDYLEAGEHSDIEISLDTPYEEDGTVVAMPHLDTNDNQEYDFVTSGGEADGPYTTDDGPVIADASLTVESGDMGDGDMNETDGSSGDEMTDTGGSSGDGAGFGAVVALVAVVASVLAARRLN; encoded by the coding sequence ATGCATCGTAGCATAGGCGTTGTCCTCATGACGCTGCTCATGGTCTCCGTCGCGGGGGCCGCTGGAGCGGGCGTCGTGGGGGCGAGCCACGTAGCATCGACATCCATATCGGAACAGACGAGCGGCGGCCACACGGTCGTCGTCGACGACGTGTATCTCCCGGAGGGCGGCTTCGTGGCCATCCACGACGCCAGCCTGAACAACGGCGGCGAGGACGTCCTCACGAGCGTCCGCGGTACCTCCGCGTACCTGGAGGCGGGCAACCACTCGAACGTGACGGTCACGCTCGACGACCCCCTCACCGAGGACGCGACGCTCGTCGCCATGCCCCACAGGGACACGAACGGGGACCGCGTCTACTCGTTCGTCTCCAGCGGCGGTGAGGTCGACGGTCCCTCGACGACCGAGGGCGGCGACATCGTCGTCGACAGCGCGAACGTCACGGTCAGCGCGACGGTGAGCATGTCCAACCAGTCGACCGGCGGCTCGTCGGTGCTGGTCGACCGCGTCGAACTCTCGGAGGGCGGCTTCGTCGCGATGCACGATAGCTCGCTGCTCGACGGTGCGACCTTCGACAGCGTCGTCGGCGTCAGCGGCTACCTCGGTGCGGGCGTCCACGAGAACGTTCGCGTGGAACTCGACGAGAATCAGACCGAGCAGGACACGCTGATCCCGATGCCGCACAAGGACACCAACGACAACCAGCAGTACGACTTCGTCACGAGCGAGGGCGAAGCCGACGGTCCCTTCCTCGACAACAACGGCGAGATCGTACTCGACACCGCGACGGTGACGCCGAGCGACCAGGCGACCGTCAGCATGAACGACACCACGACGGGTGGGCACTTCGTCTCCGTCGACGAGGCCTACCTGCCCGACGGCGGGTTCGTCACCATCCACGACTCGACGGTGCTCGACGGCGCCGTCTTCGACAGCATCCGCGGCACGAGCGACTACCTCGCGCCGGGTACCCACGAGAACATCCACATCACGCTGGACGAGCCGCTCAACGAGAGCGACACGCTCGTCCCGATGGCGCACCGCGACACCAACGACAACCAGCAGTACGACTTCCCCGAGTCGGAAGGCGAGGAGGACGGCCCCTACACGACCGAGGGCGGCGACCCGGTGGTCGACACCGCACAGGCCAACGTCTCGGCGAAGGTCTCGACCGGTGACTTCGAGACCAACGGTAACACCGTGACGGTCCACCACGTCGACCTCTCGGAGGGCGGCTTCGTCACCATCCACGACGCGTCGCTGTTCGGTGGTGCGGTCCTCGACAGCGTCCGCGGCACCTCGGCGTACCTCGAACCCGGTTTCCACTCCGACGTCAACATCACGCTCGACGACCCGCTGAAGACGTCGCAGGTCGTCGTGCCGATGGCGCACAAGGACACCAACGACAACCAGGAGTACGACTTCGTCACGAGCGAGGGCAGCGCCGACGGCCCGTACGCGACCGAAGCGGGCAACCCGGTCGTCGACACCGCGCGAGCGAGCGTGCTCGCACAGGTGACCTTCGACGGCGAGGAAGGCGCCGGTGACAGCGTCACCGTCGACAGCGTGACGCTGCACGACGGCGGCTTCGTGACGCTGCACGACTCGACGCTGCTCGACGGCGCGGTCCTCGAGAGCGTCCGTGGCACGAGCGAGTACCTCGGTCCCGGCACCCACGAGAACGTCTCCATCGACATCGACGAGGTGCCCGGCGGCGAGGACACCTTCGTCGCGATGCCGCACCGCGACACCAACGACAACCAGGAGTACGACTTCGTCACGAGCGAGGGCAGCGCCGACGGTCCCTACCTCGTGGCCGGCTCCGCGAACGTCGTGCCGGCGACGGTGACCGCCGAGGCAACCGCCAGCGTCTCCGTCTCCGACCAGACAACCGACGGCAGCACCGTCACGGTCGACAGCGCCACCCTCTCGCGGGGCGGCTTCGTCACCATCCACGACGGCACGCTGCTCGACGGCGCGGTCATCGACAGCGTCCGCGGCACGAGCGACTACCTCGAGGCCGGCGAGCACTCCGACATCGAGATCTCGCTCGACACCCCCTACGAGGAGGACGGCACGGTCGTCGCCATGCCGCACCTGGACACCAACGACAACCAGGAGTACGACTTCGTCACCAGCGGTGGCGAGGCTGACGGTCCCTACACGACCGACGACGGCCCCGTCATCGCGGACGCCTCCCTGACCGTCGAGTCCGGCGACATGGGTGACGGTGACATGAACGAGACGGACGGCTCCAGCGGCGACGAGATGACCGACACCGGTGGCTCCAGCGGCGACGGTGCCGGCTTCGGCGCGGTCGTCGCGCTGGTCGCCGTCGTCGCGTCGGTGCTCGCCGCCCGCCGCCTGAACTGA
- a CDS encoding DUF357 domain-containing protein has product MPAELEEKTDRYESLLAEALETAEIAPPEGTPLHEVAADYEEMAASYLEDGRHFRADGDLVNALASFSYGHGWMDAGARLGVFEVPTDGHLFTV; this is encoded by the coding sequence ATGCCCGCCGAACTCGAAGAGAAGACCGACCGCTACGAGTCGCTTCTGGCCGAGGCCCTCGAGACCGCCGAAATCGCCCCGCCGGAGGGGACGCCGCTGCACGAGGTCGCGGCCGACTACGAGGAGATGGCCGCCTCGTACCTCGAGGACGGCCGACACTTCCGGGCTGACGGTGACCTCGTGAACGCGCTGGCGTCCTTCTCGTACGGCCACGGCTGGATGGACGCCGGCGCGAGGCTGGGCGTTTTCGAGGTACCAACGGACGGACACCTCTTTACGGTGTGA
- a CDS encoding ArsR/SmtB family transcription factor: MEAALWYVLSGTRGGANRARILRALNERPRNANQLAEDLDLDYKTVRHHLDVLQENNVITDSGDDYGKIYLPSEATRVHWETVEEIIDEVA, encoded by the coding sequence ATGGAGGCGGCTCTGTGGTACGTGCTGTCGGGAACGCGCGGCGGCGCGAACCGCGCCAGAATCCTCCGCGCGCTGAACGAACGGCCCCGGAACGCGAACCAGCTCGCCGAGGATCTCGACCTCGACTACAAGACCGTCCGACACCACCTCGATGTCCTTCAGGAGAACAACGTCATCACGGACAGTGGCGACGATTACGGGAAGATTTACCTGCCGAGCGAGGCGACTCGGGTCCACTGGGAGACCGTCGAGGAGATAATCGACGAGGTGGCCTAA
- a CDS encoding DUF1405 domain-containing protein, whose product MSIRGRAGAVAERGRRLLESDVPRDDLPWYVAPLPEPLENLGLNLAWLVVAINLAGTAFGFYYYLPQFFRTPAAMWPFVPDSPLATLLIAAALAAWKLDRQQEWLTALAFYGNVILGGWTVYVHLAFWPQFGYLHPAMRQFLIWSHAAMVVQAFLLHRIGDFRPWAVGVATLWYTVNATVDYFVPVLGDPHHTLIPLQRDTTVGLGADALSVAGAGAFLLLVVSVYLAMLTHVEKRRASRSSESLGT is encoded by the coding sequence ATGAGCATCCGAGGCCGCGCCGGGGCCGTCGCCGAACGGGGGCGCCGGCTGCTGGAGTCCGACGTCCCCCGCGATGACCTGCCGTGGTACGTCGCGCCGCTGCCGGAACCACTGGAGAACCTGGGGCTCAACCTCGCGTGGCTGGTCGTCGCCATCAACCTCGCCGGCACCGCCTTCGGGTTCTACTACTACCTGCCCCAGTTTTTCCGCACCCCCGCCGCGATGTGGCCGTTCGTGCCCGACAGCCCGCTGGCGACGCTGCTCATCGCCGCGGCGCTGGCCGCCTGGAAACTGGACCGCCAGCAGGAGTGGCTCACCGCGCTGGCCTTCTACGGGAACGTCATCCTCGGCGGGTGGACGGTGTACGTCCACCTGGCGTTCTGGCCGCAGTTCGGCTACCTCCACCCCGCGATGCGGCAGTTCCTCATCTGGAGTCACGCCGCGATGGTCGTCCAAGCGTTCCTCCTGCACCGCATCGGCGACTTCCGGCCGTGGGCCGTCGGCGTGGCGACGCTGTGGTACACGGTCAACGCGACCGTCGACTACTTCGTCCCCGTCCTCGGCGACCCCCACCACACCCTGATTCCGCTCCAGCGCGACACGACCGTCGGACTCGGCGCGGACGCCCTCAGCGTGGCAGGGGCCGGCGCCTTCCTGCTTCTCGTCGTCTCGGTGTACCTCGCGATGCTCACGCACGTCGAGAAACGGCGCGCCAGCCGCTCTTCGGAGTCGCTGGGTACCTGA